aacttttaagtgcatttttgcacataatgaatgtgtggacacactgcGGATTTTAGCCCCCATCACCTACATTGggtacagtacatgtacacTAATAATCCACTACTATTCCAAGTAtgacaatattctgaatttgatacgggtcatgtaaacagcatattccaTTTGGATATTCTGAATTTGGCCTTATTCCGAATGTAGCATCTTCCAATTAAGACATGGGATATGCTGATATTATTctggttttaggagcattctttggacatgtatacagtGCATTCGGAATATGGGTttcaattggagaaaaacagagtGCACCTTCTCCGCGACGGGGACGGAGGGGATTGGTTACTGTCCCGACATGCAGCCATGGACTGATGGTGACGACTTGGTGTGATGCATCAAGAATACTTagcagtgtagtaaacatcatgggacaacctTGGTACTGGATGTGCTTGTaactatattatactatatttataatatcagtcatatcagtATCACTTAcaaatatcaggcagcagctcactaatgtttttcacctcactggtttacttcactgcctgcggagatcttgtgattcctgTTTTCACTGGAGCAGAGGGGAACCCTGAAAGTGaaaccctctgcatgtaaacaggaatattagtggaatattcattttcattagccatgtaaacagcttagtaggaatattgtcTCTTTCATAATAAGGGCAAAAACcggaatattttgtgcatgtaaacatagtcaCTGAAAGCACAtctgaagaggatcttttaatagccagtatgaacaggaggaatgattacagcgaggaaaacctcctTGAGAAACTGAttgttgctttaagacagacttgaaaaatccTTCAAGTGGCAGAATGTCCAGAATGTGTTCAATTTTGAGTCTTCCAGATAGTGAATCAATCATACAAGCTTTCATTTCCTCACAACTGGATTTCTGCAACAGTATCTTAACTGGCACAAATCATACATCAATTCACAGACCCCAAAttgtacaaaatgcagcagccagACTTCTAACAAAGACCAAGAAAAGAAATTATATTATTCTTCTCACGCTGGCTGCCACTtggttttagaattgattttaagatccTACTCATTATGGTTAAAGCTCTTCATAGCCTGACCCCAGGTTACATCTCTGAGCTACTCCCCTATTTTATTCTGTCCTATGATCATTTTACACCTGCCCATGTAAATGCTGATAACAGTAAAATATTGTAATGGGTCCTAAATCTTTGTAGATAAAAAGTGTATAATGATGaaatttatgtaaatgtaaatgcaaaacaCCTACAAAGTTGCAGTTGGTAGACCTtccttttagtttttttttcccatgacTATATACTTTATGTTGTAATTTCAAAAACAGTTGTAATTTCCAGCTGAGTGTCACAGCTGTAACTGTCTGCCAGTAACGAAGACTCTGCTCTTCTGCCCTAAATTCAAGAAAATCTGAGTGTGTTCTGTCCGTATTGTATTCTGTGTATTGGCACATTTGATAGCAACATTTTTAAGACCAACAATTTTCACCAACCAAGAAAACAATTTCTTAAATCTCCCAGATAAAGAACCCCATCATGAGACTTGTACCTCaaataacttttattttgaaCTTGTCATCCTGAGCAATTTACACAGCCCTTTCACatgaaaatgttacaatttTTGAGTtagtgaaaaatattaaaatctccATTTACTTATTACATTTCAGTTATGTAAACAACTTCAAATGCAGTGTTATTTAACttcataatattatatatatatataaactctGAAAAGCAGCCAACAAACCTGATGGCAGCGTGGCCGTAATGTAAAGTGGGATTAGCTAAATGTGTCAGAGCAAACTATCACTACTGgaattgaatgtttttattgtaattgACATAGTGTAGACTAATTTGGTTTTATGCCTCATGTGCCCATGAAACCATTACAAAATAGTCATTGTTCAAGAGCAGCTGTGTTGAACAACTAAACTGGTGATTTTGTATGCTTAAGCTCATTTAGCCTATATTTCAGTTAACTACAGAATAAAACTAGCTTTaatacatattatttaatatatcatataGAGAATGAGCAAAAACGTACAAAACCACCTAAGATGTCCTGCTGATGCTGACTTTGTGCTGTCTTATGTTGGATGTGTGATGCTAGGCTAACACTGTGTCAGGCCCAgttcagacagaaaaatgatgTAGGGCACACTACAGTTTGTACATCACAACAGGTGGAGAAGGGGATGAGCAACAACTGACAACAAATTTAAAAGTAAGATGCCTTCTTCCCAAGACCTCGTCATTCACTGGTTGCCCGTTGTGGCAGGACAAGCTATTTTAACTTTTCTGATTTTCTCAACCTTGTTGAATCAATATTTTGAGGGTTCTGGGTATTGAATAAGCAGTCTAAAGACTTTGGGCTTTGGGTGACTGTGCTAGcagtttttcaccattttgtgaGATTCTATTGACTAAAAttgtataaattaataaaaatgaattacaattaatacatgaattgataataaaatatccaTTACCTGCAGGCAACCCTGACTGAAATATAAGGAGTTTGAATGCCTTTCTCCTCAGTGATGCTCCTCTGTGTGAATGGGCCCTTTAGTGTGTGCCTCCACATCACAAGCTGTTCTGTTTAAATGCTGCTCTGTCAAATTTAGcctcttttactttttatttctccttaTATTCCACAAAGAAATGCTCAAAGCTTGCATGAAGATGTAAATGTGTGCTACGTACTGACCACTTCACAGCAGTTTGGCATCTGTTAGTAAATGCATAACAAAACTTGTCAGTAGATGAGTTCAACAAGCTCCCACAATTTTTCCTTTGCGGGAGCAAAAGTGACTTTCAATATAAATTCCAATGGGACATAAAGCAGGGCTtctttaagacttttttttgaGAATTCCAGATATTCATCTAGGTAAGACTGAGGTCAAGAAGCCGCTGGACTAAAGAAGACTAAAGCAACAACTCCCCATTTGTTACCATAGCTGTTGGCTCTGAGAGAAGGTAAATCCAAACATTTTCACACGTAGGTTCAAGTAGTTTGAGATTACTTCTCTGAAAGTGTCCTCAcagtaaatgtatatttttgaaataagatacttttttttttcctgaggaTACATTAAGTACTCTTAACTAACCTCTCCACTCACAGTGTTGATGATTCTGGAAAATGATAAAGCAGTATGTGCTTTGTATAGGTTTGTTTGCAGGGTTAAATTTTGGAGCTGGACTTACATTTTGGCAACCTTTAAGAAAGTCTGTATAGAGAGCTGAAGTAAAACAGAAACTTCCAGGCAAATTAATAAAGACCCAGCCTTGGAACAGAGCCTTCTAAACAGTATATTGCGTTGTTCACTCCATATGTTTCAATAAAAATCTAATATCAGCAGCCTTTAAATGGACCCCATTTCTCATAAGCCCTCGACCATCCTGAGTTAAACATTACGGCTTGACAAAAGAGGCGAGCCCACTGGCAagatgagggtttttttttgcatgctaGAAAATCaattgtttaactttgtttaaaTCGCAGTGGTTTCAGCTTGTAAAAGCAAGTGCTGTAGTTGAGCCAATTTGTCCTAGAATATAGAAAGCACACCCCAGGAACatgctttattttttcaaaaagtcaGATGAAATCAATGCTGAATAAGAGATTTCACTGAGTTATAGGATCTAGTGGAGCAGAGGCTAGCCAGAATGTGACGTCATGACTTCGGCTCTCTATACTCTTAATACAAGTGATCGtcacacagaaaaatgaaagcGCTTTTTAAAAGTCTAACAAGGTTGCTATTATCAAATGACTTCAGCATAACTTTTTTGCCCACCCACATGCATGCCAGGCAGAGTGATAAAGTTTgccatttcattttcaagtatCACTAACATAAAATCAACATCATGAATCAAAGTGAGGTTTTGTGAAACACACCAGTAACACCATCAACcagaataaaatgaaactaaaatgaaGTAATGACACTTTAAAGATGTTTGAAACAAACTGCAGAGATTTCAACACGCTGCAGAATGTCTGGTGAGCTCAGAATGGTCATCTTCTGCAGCGCACCTCCTCTCCAATTCCCCATTCCTCCCTTAATTTGTCCACTGATagctcttttttcttctcctctccattccacaaacacaaacacacacaaagcttgTGTCTGTAAGGCTAGGAAGATGACAACAACTGCCCTCTTAACACCAAACCAATAATAGAAACCATAGTATTGTGTCATTATTCATCAGCACAACTTTGGACCACTGTGTTCAAGCTTATATTTATTATCTGTACGGTAATGTTGGTTTAGCAGTTTTACTCCCGCTAATGTGCCCAAACCAAAAGCTTTGAGGTGTAGGTTGTGAGAAAGTCCATGATGTCTGTATTCACAGTTTAGGTTTACTACCAAAGTCCAATGAGGACCAGCCTTTTGGGAAATTAAATGCATCAGAGCAGCCGCCTCTAGGTGGCAGTGCGAGCAGGGAGTGTTGGCTACACGCACTAGTGAGATGATGAAAAACAATTCAGGATGTCAGGTTTAAGCAATACATTTATGAGTTTTAAGGCCTGTAagaccaaaacactgcacagcaatTTATAATACTGTCAGACAGGATGTTAAAACTCTAAAAAGTTATCGCCGTGACAATTTAATGTCTTGACGATCGCCAGGTACCTGGAATGTTTGCTTACACGTATTTAAATGGCCGAGTGACGCTGCACTGCATGACAACAAAAGTTAAACCAGCTTTTGCCAGCGTTTTATTTGCTAGAGCCTCTGTGTAGCGCCCTCCATTGTTTCAATGCAGTAGTCTCACTCAAATGAATGTCATGTCCtcttctattgtttttttttttccacacaataCTAATATTGATAAAACAGCCTTAATGAGCATGTCCAAATGCTAATAATGTTAATGAGATAAACGGAATACTTGAGATAAATGTCAATATACTACTGGAATAAATCAGGAGGTCACACCTTTCATATCTGCTTGAAATGTTGTCTGCACTGCATTGCTGTAAAATAATGTATGTTTGACATGTTAAGCAGACACGATGTGACGTTGCACCATCTGAAAGGCTGGACAATGGTTGGCATATTTGTGATTTGTAGTAAATGGcctaaaacatataaaaacactggtAAAGTcctatttatatattgtatttttttcactattGTGGCAATGGAGGCTTACTTAGAAAGGATAAGTCATCAACTGACTGCTGTTCCCCccgttacttttttttttcaagccattttctgcacaaaatcacatttgttATAGTTACATTTTATACGTACCTCCTTCTGACGCAAACTATAATTCTGTTAAAGACCAAAATCCAGACCTCGCTTAACTCTATGTTACTAGGCTTCAAAGTTCTAGTTTTAAGTAGATGTCTGGTCCAGAGTGAGTGTTTCTGAGCCAGTAGACATGAAGATCACTGGAAAAGGTGTTTATGAGAGAGAGGTGAGGGCTACGGCTTAGACCCTGAGCTTTGTTTCTGTTCTGGGTGCTAAGCAGCGTGTTAGCAAACCAAGTCTCAGAGTGAAGAGAATTGTTGGGGCAGCAGGCTCTGGGTGAGGCTGGGTTGAGGGCTTGCACAGGCACTGCTGGTGACACTAGATCCAGGACTTGGAGAAACAGGCAGGCTGGAAACGGAGGCCACATCCCCGTCTGACCCGTCGTCCTCGTCGGCGCGATCGGACTGGTGCTGGTGGCTGACCACCACCCTGGAGAACAAGTCAGAGGGAGGCAGCGGAGGAAGAATCAGGTTAATTCACTCTATAGTGTCTGAATAATCCAAACCaaatttaaatgatattttctttgtttgcacCAACTTTTAACTTACTTACATTAGTTAGTATTactacataaaacattttaacaatggCTTACATAAGTTAATCAAATATGCCCCAAAGAGTATTTAAGCTTTCTCCTCTTAAGCTGTTAGAGTGCTTTTACTTGCTCCTCTGCATGAATGGTATTTTACACAAAAGGAATGTATACAAATAAAGTGTTTTCATATAGCATGCATCGTGCACATAACTGAATATTATTTAACAAGGTCTGTACTTGTATTGGCCAATTCTCTATTCAATATTCTGTTCTGCGatactgttgtgtgtgtgtgtttgtgtgtgtttgtgtgtgtcttcaccTGGGTCTGGATGGGCTGACAAGTTCTCGTCTGTGTGGTTCACACTTGGAGGTGTAGCTACACTTGGACCactggacagacacacagatgcaaaTAGTTCAACTTTTCAAATCAAAGCATGGATTTTTGTTCAATAATAAACTGTATCATTTATTGAGACAAATTAATGACATCTTTCCAGTTCCTCACCATGTGAGCAGGGTCATTGGTTCCGAGATGGACTCCTTTCTGACAGAGAGTCCTAAGCAGACTGATACCTGCACACACGAgaacatttcatacacagaaTCAATCAAATCTGCCAGCAGTCCCAGTCATCCTTCTGCCCTTTGTGTGCTATTACTTTCTTAACATAAAGTAGGAGGAGTTGAAGAGCTCCTGAGTTTCTCTCTCAGTTATGACATGGAGATTAATGGTGGGCAGCTTCTCATTTACACAAGTCCTGAGTGAAAGTGTTCCATCTTCATCTCATCAGAGCTTTTCAACCGCATCTCACAGTCCTCCTCAGCGATGGTCTCAGAATGCCGTGAGATGcggttgaaaaagaaaaattcaacaaaaaatgCCACAAATCCTTAATAAACCAACCAACTAAGAGAAATACCATTAGGTAAATGAAGTGTAGTTATAAACACACTGGGTGTTGTATCTTGTACAGATTGCAGAGACAAAGGCAATTTGTGAATATAGATAAAATGGACTTGAAATACCTTTGGTCCTGTTGTTCCAGTACTTTTGTTCCCACTGGTCTAGCAGTATGTTGAGGTATCTCGAACACTCAAAGAAGCGGAGGTAGCGAGATGATGCCGGTGATGGGAAAATTCGCTCGAACTGACCTCTGCGACTGAGCTCATCTTCGCTCTCTGCTAGCATGTGAACGTCCTCTGGAGTCAAAACATCCAACACTGTGGAGAGGAAGTCCTGATagagatagaaaaaaagaaacattaataaTGTAACTAGAACTCTACACATACAGAATTTCATCAGCATCAGCATCTGCACCATTAGTGGTATTAGAAGTACTGGTAGTTCTAGTATCAGCAGCAGCTTACACCAGTTGAAGTTGGTGGTATGACCGGCTTACTGGCAGAGCAACTCTGTCCCCCTATTCTGTGTCCATAacttttatacagaacagcgaGACGGAATAAAGGTGCAGCATTCCtgccttgaacaggctgtgtaaaaggggctacaGTCATGCAGCTCCCCCACCAAGCACAAGGTACAGGTGGTCCACTTTGGTAAGAAAGTTATAGTTTAAGATTTTAACAGGGAGGAGCTTGTTGAGGGGCTAGTTGTTGCCTGTGAGTTAGCTGCCCGAGAGAACAAATTTTGGGGAAAGAAATTGGTTTGTTAAAGCTGCAGTTAAATTTTACTTCACCTGaaattaaaactgtgttttggAATTTAATTTCTTGctattttatgtgaaaataagcAGTGACTGACAGAATATATATCAACATTTCTTCTGAAATATAGGAGAGTTTTGACAAAACTGCACACTCTCTACAGTGATGCAGATTTGTTGTTCATAAGATTTTAAGATTTGCTGAAAGACACACTCCTGTCAGTGTTaacaaattttcatttttaaaattttctcctccattcaaaaatgaaaGCATCCAGTGATTTCTACTAGGCtgctaaaatgacaaaaacatttactcCTTACTTTTGAACTTGAACAGAATAAActtattttacagctttatgtgtgtgtatttgtgtaccTGGTCAGCGTAGCGCTGTGTGAGGTAAAAGGCCCGTTTGACCTTCTCATCAGCAGACAGATCAGGTTTGGTCCTCTCCCTGTTCCCCCCAtacagactacacacacacacacaaagtgaaacAAATGGAAAGTGAAACACTTGCGATGCCTGTATGACAATCAGCTACATGTAATTTCATCTCCACATGTCTAAGACAAGACAAGACTCCTATATGTAGTAGGGGTCCTCCCAGCCCTTGTATGTAAGTCTTAAAAACTCCCCCTACCTGCTGGTGGAGCTGGAGGTGCTGCTGCAGGGGACGACCACATCTTCTCTTTGAGGAATATGAAAACCAGCCAGGTTCAGGAGATCTCTGATCATCTGACCTTTAATGGAAACATCCAGCGCTGTGTTGGAATGGAGGCTGgaccagaaacacaacagtTAGAGGATGtaatttgaaatatatatatatatatatacatatatgtgtgtgtgtgtgtgtgtgtgtgtgtattacctAGGTGATATGTTGACCTCCAGGATCCAGGGTTTGAGGTTCTTGTCCAGCATGATATCGAAGCCGAACAGCTCATGACAGCTGTAGGGTGTCCGAACGTGCATCTTCAGCAGACTGTTAACATACGGTTCTGACCTGATAAACAATGCACAGGAGATGGAAAGCTTATTTCAGAATCATATCTATTCAtaatttcatgacatttttcatCCAAATCTCTGGCACAGTATTTTGGTTACATTCAGGTAAATGATTTATGAGCTAGAACATTTTGTCagacaaagtaaatattttatagtTAATGGTTTCAGTGTACATATGGGCCTGAGAGTGAATGTTTaaagactgacttgaaaaaatgtgaacctttgctttaatgaaatactgtatatccactTTGACAGGAGTatgaaaaatcataaaagtGTCTATGAAAGTTGTCAGTCATCCAGATTATACAATGTAAAAAAGTACAAAGTGAGAGGAAACTTGTCTTTAACATTATATTGAAAATTATCCTCATCAGGCTGTGatgtaaatgtatatatgtaaaaaaaaaatacaaaaaataaactgattgagaaaaaaaaaccctcaacaaataatgaaaaacagagCTATCAACTACGGTCTACCTTGTGTGACCACTTTCTACATCCAGtgactgaatgactgaatgGGAAACAGGAACTTACGCAATAATGGTTTTGATCACAATGTCTTTAATCTTCTCCCATATCAGAGTGGTGTTGACTCCCTTAGAACCAAGATACTGCCACAATGCCTTCAAAGCCctgaaaacacatgaacaaacagTACATTTGATTGGAGTTGGTAAACAGAGACAATGTTgcatatttcagttttaactgTAACCTTATCACCCTTTTTTCCTCAGTTACCATTTATGTCCCTGGCAGGCCTTGTCGTCGCTGTTAGTCTGGTATTCAGAGTTTTTCTTGTTGACGCTGTAGTTGGTCAGGTGCATGAATTTGTTGCCCAGTGTCTTCATGGAAGACGAATACCTGGAGAGGAGAAACACAGGGATGTTAGCAAAATCGATAATATATGACCTCTTTCAGACACTATTTAGAAGTCTCTGgaaactttttcttgttgtcacaaaaaaaaaaaaaaaagaaatatttacataatattttcttaaataagTCCCATTACTTTTTCCTGTTGAAATTACAAACTTTATCCTTGGAGATCATTTACATTCAATTCTAGTTTAACTAATCTATTTGGACATTTATTTAGTCAATTGTCACTATGATGGATGTGGTGAAAACTGACTTGCAGCTGGCGAATCGAACCAGTCCGTCAGAGAAGATGTAAATTCTGAGCGGGTCGTAGGATGTCACATAGACGTAGATCCGCAGGTCAAACTTGTTACCACTGATGAGGTAGGGCTTGTGAAGATACCTGAAAAACACAACCACAATAACAATGTTTTAACCCAGTGAGAGAGTAAACGGTGTCAGGTACTGGAAAAGTGCGATGGTCTGTTCTGCTGATCTCCTGCTGGCATTTTAGAATCAGTACTTTAATACCTCAATTGAAGTCTAACCTTAACAGTAACAACAACACAGCTTGTTAACAGCTGACAAGTAATTAAATGGAAACAAAGACCTCAGAAAAGAAGATGTATTCCAAATTGTAAACAGAATTATAATTAAAACTGTATAAACTCTCTTCTTGTTTATctctttgaaaatgtatttcctgCACTATGATTGATATGGCTACTTGTGGACCAGTGGCAGTCTGCTCTGGGCTGCTTACTGTTAAACTTCTAGTGATCTACTGGATTACATACTTCTGGACCAGTAGTGGTCTTTTGCGGGGCATCTGGCTCCATTTGTGGATGACCTGGATACCTATTCCTCTGGCTGAGGCAGGCTGTtagacaagaaagaaaatagagaaTGAACAAGAACAAGTAACCTGATTATACTTAGGACGTACTCTTTTGACTAATTGAATAAATCAGATCCATCGTCTGGATGactcattttgaaaatgaattacaCAACAGAACATACAGGTTTGATGATCCATTTCTGCCTGGAGCCACTGTCCTCCCAGGCCTTGCGGAGCAGCTTGATGTCCTGAGGAAGGATGAATGTTCGGGGGAAAAAGCTGAACTCTTGTTTGCCAAAGCGAACCTGCATCTTGGACAGGTTCCTCCACAGCCGGTCCTTCCTGCCAATCTGGAAAGTTCCGGGGAAGTGGTTCAACTAGGACAAAAGAAACACCAACACAGCCACGTTAAGTGTAATTCTGGACTGAAGATCTTAAGgattatttgatcattttaccTTCCTTAAAGTTAAGGCTGGGAGTAGAGGCTGGAATGATTAGTGTATAGTTTTTTACCTTCTGGTGCTCTCCAAGAGCCTTGAAGCCAGGAGACTTCATGTGGTGTCCCCAGCAGCCCAACCAGTCATGGCTTTCTAAATGAACAACACCGCGAAAAACATCTTAATTGTCCAGGAAAACCGcttacaattattttcatacatGTTCATTTTTAAGGAAAGTGCATGTTTCAATCACACTGCAATAAAATTTAAGGCAAAAGTATTGTGTTTCAGATCTTGACCACACGTGATTAACTATCaaataactgataatgaaatatgtttattaaatgaaaattgCAGCCATTCACACagaggcatacacacacacacacacacacacacacacacacacacacacacacagtgacttaCT
This genomic interval from Thunnus thynnus chromosome 11, fThuThy2.1, whole genome shotgun sequence contains the following:
- the ttll4 gene encoding tubulin polyglutamylase TTLL4 isoform X2 yields the protein MTVTIEEPMSLEVEDEREERPALVPSLFPFFPPTLYFSTANEKVELLPAEQRRLLKWKMSPVTPNVVKNIIARSHFKVTKKSHDWLGCWGHHMKSPGFKALGEHQKLNHFPGTFQIGRKDRLWRNLSKMQVRFGKQEFSFFPRTFILPQDIKLLRKAWEDSGSRQKWIIKPPASARGIGIQVIHKWSQMPRKRPLLVQKYLHKPYLISGNKFDLRIYVYVTSYDPLRIYIFSDGLVRFASCKYSSSMKTLGNKFMHLTNYSVNKKNSEYQTNSDDKACQGHKWALKALWQYLGSKGVNTTLIWEKIKDIVIKTIIASEPYVNSLLKMHVRTPYSCHELFGFDIMLDKNLKPWILEVNISPSLHSNTALDVSIKGQMIRDLLNLAGFHIPQREDVVVPCSSTSSSTSSLYGGNRERTKPDLSADEKVKRAFYLTQRYADQDFLSTVLDVLTPEDVHMLAESEDELSRRGQFERIFPSPASSRYLRFFECSRYLNILLDQWEQKYWNNRTKGISLLRTLCQKGVHLGTNDPAHMWSKCSYTSKCEPHRRELVSPSRPRVVVSHQHQSDRADEDDGSDGDVASVSSLPVSPSPGSSVTSSACASPQPSLTQSLLPQQFSSL